In one Candidatus Dechloromonas phosphoritropha genomic region, the following are encoded:
- a CDS encoding Na+/H+ antiporter subunit E, giving the protein MSPGKRTALGRGALFLVLWIALIGVSISTLAIGVIATVGATWVSLYLLPPAPQRVRLGALIALLPRFLWQSLLAGLDVARRALAPRLHLNPGFVSYPSGYAPGHLRNTFATISSLLPGTLPCGETEGEIIFHCLDVGQPILEQLAVEEKVLARALEESPRND; this is encoded by the coding sequence GTGAGTCCCGGAAAGCGCACGGCTCTGGGTCGCGGAGCACTATTCCTGGTTTTATGGATCGCGCTCATCGGCGTCTCCATTTCAACCTTGGCAATCGGGGTAATTGCCACGGTCGGCGCGACCTGGGTAAGCCTGTATCTGCTGCCGCCGGCGCCGCAACGCGTGCGACTCGGGGCGCTCATTGCGTTACTGCCGCGCTTTCTTTGGCAGTCGCTGCTCGCCGGCTTGGACGTCGCGCGGCGCGCCTTGGCGCCGCGTTTGCACCTGAATCCGGGGTTCGTCTCCTATCCGTCCGGCTACGCTCCCGGACATTTACGCAACACCTTCGCCACCATCTCCAGCCTGTTGCCCGGTACGCTGCCCTGTGGCGAAACCGAGGGTGAGATCATTTTTCATTGCCTCGACGTCGGACAACCCATTCTGGAGCAACTCGCGGTGGAAGAGAAAGTACTGGCCCGCGCGCTCGAGGAGTCGCCCCGCAATGACTGA
- the msrB gene encoding peptide-methionine (R)-S-oxide reductase MsrB, with the protein MPKIEKTDAEWRAQLSPDEYHVTREKGTERAFTGRYWDCHDDGTYRCVCCGAPLFRSQAKFDSGCGWPSFHTPNDEKLVTEHVDRGFGMSRTEVTCIECGAHLGHVFPDGPAPSGLRYCINSASLKLEKE; encoded by the coding sequence ATGCCGAAAATCGAAAAAACCGACGCCGAATGGCGCGCCCAGTTGAGCCCGGACGAATATCACGTCACCCGCGAGAAAGGCACCGAGCGCGCCTTCACTGGCCGCTACTGGGATTGCCATGACGATGGCACCTACCGCTGCGTGTGCTGTGGCGCGCCGCTGTTCCGCTCGCAAGCCAAATTCGATTCGGGTTGCGGCTGGCCGAGCTTCCATACGCCCAACGATGAAAAACTGGTCACCGAGCATGTCGACCGCGGCTTCGGCATGTCCCGCACCGAAGTCACCTGTATCGAATGCGGCGCCCACCTTGGCCACGTCTTTCCCGACGGCCCGGCGCCGAGCGGGCTGCGTTACTGCATCAACTCGGCATCGCTCAAGCTGGAAAAAGAGTAG
- a CDS encoding IS630 family transposase: MPLEEEDRFLAPWVQASNEGGILVVSPLRAALAQKLGRPVAASVVYRLLARHGWRKVAPDTRHPASGIRRVIRRSRKRGKKLPETLAALLKQEEVWGRRVRLMFQDEARFGRMVRIRRCWAPNPARPMVCNGYEREFIYVYGAVSPIEGELDWMTCRQMNTEQMTAFLARVSTAHEKEFMLMVVDGASSHVSKDLQVPENIRLLRLPPYAPELNPQEHVWDEVREKEFPNRVFADLGSVIRQLETGLPRLAANTSGLRSLTAWPWIVSLNLNAT, translated from the coding sequence TTCCTGGCCCCTTGGGTGCAGGCCTCCAATGAAGGGGGAATTCTGGTCGTTTCGCCACTGCGTGCCGCGTTAGCGCAAAAGCTGGGACGTCCTGTGGCCGCCTCTGTCGTGTATCGCCTGTTGGCGCGGCACGGCTGGCGCAAGGTCGCACCCGACACCCGGCATCCGGCATCCGGCATCCGAAGAGTGATCCGCCGATCCAGGAAGCGTGGAAAAAAACTTCCTGAAACACTGGCAGCCCTCTTGAAACAGGAAGAGGTTTGGGGTCGCCGGGTGCGCCTGATGTTTCAGGACGAAGCGCGCTTTGGGCGCATGGTGCGAATTCGTCGCTGCTGGGCACCCAACCCAGCACGGCCAATGGTCTGCAACGGCTACGAGCGGGAGTTCATCTACGTTTATGGCGCCGTCAGCCCCATCGAAGGCGAGTTGGATTGGATGACCTGTCGGCAGATGAACACCGAACAGATGACGGCGTTCCTGGCCCGAGTCAGTACCGCGCATGAAAAGGAGTTCATGCTGATGGTCGTCGACGGCGCCAGCTCACACGTATCGAAGGATCTGCAAGTGCCAGAGAACATTCGTCTGCTGCGCCTGCCACCTTACGCGCCCGAACTCAACCCGCAGGAGCACGTCTGGGATGAGGTGCGGGAGAAGGAGTTTCCCAATCGTGTGTTTGCCGACCTCGGTAGTGTCATCCGCCAGTTGGAAACAGGCCTTCCCCGTCTGGCAGCAAATACCTCAGGGCTGCGCAGCCTGACCGCATGGCCATGGATTGTTAGTCTCAACTTGAACGCTACTTAG
- a CDS encoding thioesterase family protein — protein MARIHIDLPDRFSFSTPITIYINHINYGNHLDNSALLALVSEARVRFFKALGYTELNVEGFGIIVADAAIQYRSEAFHGEVLVFEMTANDFNKYGCDLVYRVSEQSSDREVARGKTGIMFFDYAARKPASVPTAFREKFPT, from the coding sequence TTGGCCAGAATCCATATTGACCTTCCCGATCGCTTCAGCTTCTCGACGCCGATCACGATTTACATCAACCACATCAACTACGGCAATCACCTCGACAACTCGGCTTTGCTGGCGCTGGTTTCGGAAGCGCGCGTCCGCTTCTTCAAGGCGCTCGGCTACACGGAACTGAATGTTGAGGGCTTTGGCATCATCGTTGCCGATGCGGCGATCCAGTATCGCTCGGAGGCATTTCATGGCGAGGTGCTGGTCTTCGAGATGACGGCGAACGATTTCAACAAGTACGGCTGCGACCTGGTCTATCGCGTCAGCGAGCAGAGCAGCGACCGCGAAGTGGCGCGCGGCAAGACGGGCATCATGTTCTTCGACTACGCGGCACGCAAGCCGGCATCGGTGCCGACTGCCTTCCGCGAGAAATTTCCGACATGA
- a CDS encoding monovalent cation/H(+) antiporter subunit G, which produces MSLLLDLWTIATVSAGVFFFFAGTVGLLRFPDTLTRLHALTKADNLGLGLVVLGLLPRVSSPHGALKLICVWLLVLLAGATASQLIARVARRSAPPP; this is translated from the coding sequence ATGAGCCTGCTGCTTGATCTGTGGACTATTGCTACCGTCTCGGCTGGAGTCTTTTTCTTTTTTGCCGGTACCGTTGGATTGCTGCGCTTCCCCGATACCCTGACCCGCTTGCACGCGCTGACCAAGGCCGACAATCTCGGTCTCGGCCTGGTCGTGCTCGGGCTGTTGCCCCGCGTCAGCAGCCCGCATGGCGCCCTCAAGCTGATCTGTGTCTGGTTGCTCGTGCTTTTGGCCGGGGCGACCGCGTCGCAACTGATCGCGCGCGTCGCGCGTCGTTCGGCGCCTCCGCCATGA
- a CDS encoding multiple resistance and pH regulation protein F → MTEFLAGAAVLVLLSTALGLLRLLRGPGDSERMMAAQLLGTGGIAALLLGSTISDPAIADAALTLALLAAFASVAFVKYGGGLGRPRSSRPGESE, encoded by the coding sequence ATGACTGAGTTCCTGGCTGGCGCTGCCGTTCTGGTGCTGTTGTCGACTGCCCTCGGTCTGCTCCGCCTTTTGCGCGGCCCCGGCGACTCCGAGCGCATGATGGCGGCGCAGTTGCTGGGCACCGGCGGTATCGCGGCACTGCTGCTGGGCTCGACGATCTCGGACCCGGCGATTGCCGATGCGGCGTTGACGCTGGCTCTGCTGGCAGCCTTTGCCTCGGTTGCTTTCGTCAAGTATGGCGGTGGTCTTGGCCGGCCACGCTCTTCGCGGCCGGGTGAAAGCGAATGA
- a CDS encoding UPF0149 family protein yields MNPAPLSDSDLDHLEQLLEADLFQGDAMRLDEIQAMLCAIVSSPAPVLPSVWLPEALGKGLDDAEDEQVLEAVELLMRLSNDLAVALLNDETIAPVLYPLDESGEEYDYAAWADTYVFGAGLGGDWFELAGKHADDLSELLEPMFVLNGMLKEDVEESGERWFPPAEEARLVADIQENLPVIVQALYNFWRNRRRGGAVRRDEPKSGRNDPCPCGSGRKFKQCCGRPDKLN; encoded by the coding sequence ATGAACCCGGCCCCTCTCAGCGACAGCGATCTCGACCACCTCGAACAACTCCTCGAAGCCGACTTGTTCCAGGGCGACGCGATGCGCCTGGACGAAATCCAGGCCATGCTCTGCGCCATCGTCAGTAGCCCGGCGCCGGTTCTGCCCTCCGTCTGGCTACCCGAGGCGCTGGGCAAGGGGCTGGATGACGCCGAAGATGAGCAAGTGCTCGAAGCGGTCGAGTTGCTGATGCGCCTGAGCAACGACCTCGCCGTCGCCTTGCTCAACGACGAGACGATTGCGCCGGTGCTCTATCCGCTCGACGAGAGCGGCGAGGAATACGACTATGCGGCCTGGGCCGACACCTACGTCTTCGGCGCCGGTCTTGGTGGTGACTGGTTTGAGCTGGCCGGCAAGCACGCCGACGACCTTTCCGAACTCCTCGAACCGATGTTCGTGCTCAACGGCATGCTCAAGGAAGATGTCGAGGAAAGCGGCGAGCGCTGGTTTCCGCCGGCCGAGGAAGCCCGCCTGGTGGCCGACATCCAGGAAAATCTGCCGGTCATCGTCCAGGCCCTCTACAATTTCTGGCGCAACCGACGCCGGGGTGGCGCCGTGCGCCGCGACGAGCCGAAATCGGGCCGCAACGACCCGTGTCCGTGCGGCAGCGGCCGCAAGTTCAAGCAATGTTGCGGTCGACCCGATAAATTGAACTGA
- a CDS encoding cation:proton antiporter subunit C translates to MNGVTLFGLCGSALIGIGLYGLIVNPQPLRKILSFNLIGSGVFLLFGVVARRGAVLGMGGDPVPQALVITGIVVAFSATAMAVALVMRLYATTGAATLAAPESGNPPA, encoded by the coding sequence ATGAATGGCGTCACCCTGTTTGGTTTGTGCGGATCGGCGTTGATCGGGATCGGCCTTTACGGCCTGATCGTCAATCCGCAACCGCTGCGCAAGATACTCTCTTTCAACCTGATCGGCAGTGGCGTCTTCCTGCTATTCGGCGTGGTTGCACGGCGCGGGGCGGTGCTTGGCATGGGTGGCGATCCCGTGCCGCAGGCACTGGTCATTACCGGTATCGTCGTTGCCTTCTCGGCCACCGCAATGGCGGTCGCTCTGGTCATGCGCCTTTACGCCACAACCGGTGCCGCCACGCTGGCGGCTCCCGAATCCGGCAACCCGCCAGCATGA
- a CDS encoding DUF4040 domain-containing protein: MSMALLLDGSLFILVFAVAVWTVAVRDSFAAVIGYAIYGLLLALVWVRLAAIDAALTEAAIGGGLTSVLLIRAAVRLRPTEPAARAEIPGPLPRIAAALLSGIVAIALAAVVLTLPDPAPTLAPQVAEHIASTGLGNAVTAVLLAFRATDTLLEAVVLIFALLAVWALTPDDLWGGRPGPRYTSDPHGLLAYLARLLPPLGIIVAIYVFWIGADLPGGKFQAGTLLAAMWLLAIMAGLVDAPPVSRHLLRVALVTGTVVFLAIGFAGVPLAGAFLSYPDGYAKPLILIIEAASVLSIAVTLGLLVLGPPERSERP, encoded by the coding sequence ATGAGCATGGCGCTACTTCTTGACGGCAGTCTGTTTATCCTGGTTTTTGCCGTCGCCGTGTGGACGGTCGCGGTGCGCGATTCGTTCGCCGCGGTTATCGGTTATGCCATCTACGGGCTGTTGTTGGCGCTGGTCTGGGTGCGCCTGGCGGCCATCGATGCCGCTTTGACCGAAGCGGCCATCGGCGGCGGCCTGACCAGCGTATTATTGATTCGCGCCGCAGTGCGCCTGCGCCCGACCGAGCCCGCCGCCCGCGCCGAAATTCCCGGTCCGCTTCCGCGGATCGCGGCAGCCCTGCTCTCGGGGATCGTTGCGATTGCCCTGGCTGCGGTTGTGCTGACCCTGCCTGACCCGGCGCCAACCTTGGCGCCGCAGGTTGCCGAGCACATCGCCTCGACTGGCCTCGGCAACGCGGTCACCGCTGTGCTGCTTGCGTTTCGCGCCACCGACACCCTGCTGGAAGCGGTGGTACTGATATTCGCGCTGCTCGCGGTCTGGGCGCTGACCCCGGATGACCTCTGGGGTGGGCGCCCGGGGCCGCGCTACACCAGCGATCCGCATGGCCTGCTCGCCTATCTCGCGCGCCTGCTGCCACCGCTCGGGATCATTGTCGCCATCTATGTTTTCTGGATCGGGGCCGACCTCCCCGGGGGCAAGTTTCAAGCAGGGACACTACTGGCGGCGATGTGGCTGCTGGCGATCATGGCCGGGCTGGTCGATGCGCCACCGGTAAGCCGGCATTTGCTGCGCGTCGCGCTGGTGACCGGCACCGTGGTGTTTCTGGCGATCGGCTTTGCCGGCGTACCGTTGGCGGGTGCCTTTCTGTCCTACCCGGACGGCTACGCAAAGCCCTTGATCCTGATTATCGAAGCGGCATCGGTGCTATCCATCGCCGTCACCCTGGGACTGCTGGTACTGGGTCCGCCGGAACGGAGCGAGCGGCCATGA
- a CDS encoding efflux RND transporter permease subunit: MIGPNLSEWALAKRSLIVFLMIVAVVAGSISFMRLGRGEDPAFTFRTMVVGASWPGATVEETLNQVTERLERTLQETDHLDRVRSYTTAGQTTIFVDLKQSTPPKLVPDIWYQVRKNIGDMRGTLPAGVIGPGFNDDFGSTFGIIYAFTADGFSFRELRDYVEAARSRLLHVPDVSKIEVLGAQEEQIFIEFSTERLAGLRLDYPTILATLQAQNLVRPAGTIQTGQERVFLRVSGSFDSEQDIESVNIVAGDRIFRLGDIATVRRGFSDPPQPMFRVNGKPAIGIAIAMRDAGDILALGRNIRGEMADISANLPHGIEPTLVADQAVSVDVAINDFMTSLWQAIVIILVCSFLSLGGRPGAVVAMAIPLTLAIVFAVMDIANIDLHRISLGALIIALGLMVDDAMTTVDAMIRRLGAGDSKDEAATFAYRTLAAPMLVGALVTIASFVPIGFAKSNAGEYTFSIFSVVCISLIVSWLVAVVFGPLLGKAILKAPKAEAEAKPSKMLSVYSAFLQAAIRAKWLTIGLTLAAFAASVFLLRYVPQQFFPASDRPELTVDMTLRQNASIYATEAQALHLEALLKDDPDIDHYSTYVGRGAIRFILTLNVQLASPFFAQFVIVTKDIEARERLHSKLEKVLAEQFPDVVARVSPLELGPPVGWPLQYRVTGPDKDEVRRISLELAQVLGSDTRTRHVNYDWMEPARQLRVRVNQDQARQLGISSTTLATVLNAKVTGSTVTQVRDDIYLVNVVARAVDEERASFGTLASLQVPTPSGRMVPLSQFATVIEEQEFPLVWRRDRLPTLTVRADVVHDVQPDTVVGALAPKIAELAGRLPTQYKIETGGLYEESAISRASVFAVVPLMIVLMLTIMMVLLVSFRRLAIVICVLPLGLIGVVLSLLLFNQPLGFVAILGILALIGMIAKNTVILIVQIETDRAEGKSVLEAVLASASSRLRPMVLTAVSTVLGLLPIAPTVFWGPMAFAIMGGLLVATLLTLVFLPALYVTVFGSESPVPPEAKQAT; this comes from the coding sequence GTGATCGGCCCGAACCTCTCGGAATGGGCGCTCGCCAAGCGCTCACTGATCGTCTTCCTGATGATCGTCGCGGTGGTCGCCGGGTCGATCTCCTTCATGCGCCTCGGACGCGGCGAGGATCCGGCCTTCACCTTCAGGACAATGGTGGTTGGCGCCTCCTGGCCTGGCGCGACGGTCGAGGAAACACTGAACCAAGTTACCGAACGCCTCGAGAGGACACTTCAGGAAACCGACCATCTCGACCGCGTGCGCAGCTACACCACGGCCGGCCAGACAACGATCTTCGTCGATCTAAAGCAGTCGACCCCGCCGAAACTGGTACCGGACATCTGGTACCAGGTGCGCAAGAACATCGGCGACATGCGCGGCACACTGCCGGCAGGCGTCATCGGACCGGGCTTCAACGACGACTTCGGCAGTACCTTCGGCATCATCTATGCCTTCACCGCCGACGGCTTCAGCTTCCGCGAGTTGCGCGATTATGTCGAAGCGGCGCGTTCGCGCCTGCTGCACGTCCCCGATGTCTCGAAAATCGAGGTGCTGGGCGCGCAGGAGGAGCAGATTTTCATCGAGTTCTCGACCGAACGCCTGGCCGGCCTGCGCCTGGACTACCCGACAATTCTGGCGACACTGCAAGCGCAGAACCTCGTGCGTCCGGCGGGCACCATCCAGACTGGACAGGAGCGCGTGTTCCTGCGCGTCAGCGGTTCCTTCGATTCGGAACAAGATATAGAATCGGTCAATATCGTCGCCGGCGACCGCATCTTCCGCCTCGGCGACATTGCCACGGTGCGGCGCGGCTTTTCCGATCCGCCGCAGCCGATGTTCCGCGTCAACGGCAAACCGGCGATCGGCATCGCCATCGCCATGCGTGACGCCGGCGACATCTTGGCGCTCGGCCGCAACATCCGCGGCGAAATGGCCGACATCAGCGCCAACCTGCCGCACGGTATCGAGCCGACGCTGGTCGCCGACCAGGCCGTCAGCGTCGACGTCGCGATCAACGACTTCATGACCTCGCTCTGGCAGGCGATTGTCATCATTCTCGTCTGCAGTTTCCTGAGCCTCGGCGGACGGCCCGGCGCGGTCGTAGCAATGGCGATCCCGCTGACGCTGGCGATCGTCTTCGCGGTGATGGACATCGCCAACATCGACCTGCATCGTATCTCGCTCGGCGCGCTGATCATTGCGCTGGGACTAATGGTCGACGATGCAATGACCACTGTCGATGCCATGATCCGCCGCCTCGGCGCGGGCGACAGCAAGGATGAGGCGGCGACCTTCGCCTACCGCACGCTGGCGGCACCGATGCTGGTCGGTGCGCTCGTAACGATCGCCAGCTTCGTGCCGATCGGCTTCGCGAAAAGCAACGCCGGCGAGTACACTTTCTCCATTTTTTCGGTGGTGTGCATTTCGCTCATCGTGTCGTGGCTGGTCGCCGTGGTCTTCGGGCCACTGCTCGGCAAGGCCATCCTGAAGGCGCCCAAGGCCGAAGCGGAGGCAAAGCCGAGCAAGATGCTGAGCGTCTATAGCGCCTTCCTGCAGGCGGCGATCCGCGCCAAATGGTTGACCATCGGCCTGACACTGGCGGCTTTCGCCGCTTCCGTCTTCCTGCTGCGCTACGTGCCGCAGCAGTTCTTTCCGGCCTCCGACCGCCCAGAGTTGACAGTGGACATGACGCTGCGGCAGAACGCCTCGATCTACGCCACCGAGGCGCAGGCCCTGCATCTCGAAGCGCTGTTGAAGGACGATCCCGACATCGACCACTACAGCACCTACGTCGGCCGCGGCGCGATCCGTTTCATCCTGACGCTTAACGTTCAACTGGCCAGCCCGTTCTTCGCCCAGTTCGTGATCGTTACGAAGGACATCGAGGCGCGCGAGCGGCTGCATAGTAAGCTCGAAAAGGTCCTCGCCGAGCAGTTTCCCGATGTCGTCGCGCGCGTCTCCCCGCTTGAACTGGGGCCGCCGGTCGGCTGGCCGCTGCAATACCGCGTGACCGGCCCGGACAAGGACGAGGTGCGCAGAATTTCGCTCGAGCTGGCACAGGTGCTGGGGTCCGACACCCGCACTCGGCATGTCAACTACGACTGGATGGAGCCGGCCCGGCAATTGCGCGTCCGCGTCAACCAGGATCAGGCGCGACAACTCGGCATCAGCTCCACGACCCTGGCCACCGTCCTCAACGCCAAGGTGACCGGCTCAACGGTGACGCAGGTACGCGACGATATCTACCTGGTGAATGTCGTGGCGCGCGCGGTCGACGAGGAGCGTGCCTCTTTTGGAACCCTGGCTTCGCTGCAGGTGCCGACGCCGAGCGGGCGCATGGTGCCCCTGAGCCAGTTTGCGACGGTGATCGAGGAGCAGGAATTCCCGCTCGTCTGGCGCCGCGACCGCCTGCCGACGCTCACCGTGCGCGCCGACGTAGTCCACGACGTCCAGCCCGATACAGTCGTCGGCGCGCTGGCGCCGAAAATCGCCGAGTTGGCCGGCAGACTGCCGACGCAGTACAAGATCGAAACCGGTGGCCTGTACGAGGAGAGCGCCATCTCGAGAGCTTCGGTGTTCGCGGTTGTGCCGCTGATGATCGTGCTGATGCTGACGATCATGATGGTGCTGCTGGTGAGCTTTCGCCGGCTGGCGATAGTGATCTGCGTGCTGCCGCTCGGGCTGATCGGCGTCGTCCTCTCACTGCTGCTGTTCAACCAGCCGCTGGGCTTCGTCGCCATCCTCGGCATCCTCGCCCTGATCGGGATGATTGCTAAGAACACGGTGATCCTGATCGTGCAGATCGAGACCGACCGCGCCGAAGGCAAAAGCGTCCTCGAGGCGGTCCTCGCCTCGGCAAGCTCGCGCCTGCGACCGATGGTCCTGACGGCAGTCTCGACCGTGCTGGGATTGTTGCCGATCGCGCCGACCGTATTCTGGGGCCCGATGGCCTTCGCCATCATGGGCGGGCTGCTGGTCGCCACGCTGCTGACGCTGGTTTTCCTGCCGGCACTTTACGTGACGGTCTTCGGTAGCGAGTCGCCGGTTCCGCCAGAAGCGAAGCAGGCAACGTGA
- a CDS encoding efflux RND transporter periplasmic adaptor subunit → MSFIQNKCARRTCNWMVAASALAVLGACQPEEKKAAPEIRPVRVVTVESVNSSDSVMLTGRVQAESEVNLAFRIDGRMISRAVSVGDAVRAGQEIARLNPENEENGLRASEAALQGARGQLIEARANETRNRSLLAQNFISQAAFDRIAQVANSAQTQVDAAQAQVSITRNRLGYTRLLADAGGVVIAVGAEPGEVVQGGRMVVQIARKDGRDAVFDVSARLKDIAPANPEITVTLASDATVTAKGRVREVSPRADPVTGTFAVRVGLIEPPVAMRLGATVTGSMQVGAAQGIGIPASALVRAEDRSAVWVVDPQALTVSLRTIEVRASDPAKVQVATGLDPGEIVVTAGVQALRPGQKVRLLETKP, encoded by the coding sequence ATGTCATTCATTCAAAACAAATGCGCGCGGCGGACGTGTAACTGGATGGTCGCAGCTTCGGCACTTGCCGTTCTCGGCGCCTGCCAGCCCGAAGAGAAGAAGGCCGCGCCGGAAATCCGTCCGGTGCGCGTGGTCACCGTCGAGTCGGTGAATAGTAGCGATTCGGTGATGCTCACCGGCAGGGTCCAGGCGGAAAGCGAAGTCAATCTGGCGTTTCGTATCGACGGGCGCATGATCAGCCGTGCAGTGAGTGTCGGCGATGCGGTCAGGGCCGGCCAGGAAATCGCGCGGCTCAATCCGGAAAACGAGGAAAACGGTCTGCGCGCGTCGGAAGCCGCCCTGCAGGGTGCCCGCGGGCAACTGATCGAGGCTCGCGCCAACGAGACGCGCAACCGTTCGCTGCTGGCACAGAACTTCATCTCCCAGGCGGCCTTCGATCGTATCGCGCAGGTTGCCAACAGCGCGCAGACGCAGGTCGACGCGGCGCAGGCGCAGGTAAGCATCACCCGCAACCGCCTCGGTTACACGCGACTGCTGGCCGATGCCGGCGGCGTGGTAATCGCGGTCGGCGCCGAACCCGGCGAAGTGGTCCAGGGCGGGCGCATGGTCGTTCAGATTGCGCGCAAGGATGGTCGCGATGCCGTTTTCGACGTGTCCGCACGGCTCAAGGACATCGCACCGGCCAATCCGGAAATCACCGTGACGCTGGCGAGCGATGCGACGGTGACGGCGAAGGGCCGGGTGCGCGAGGTTTCGCCGCGCGCCGACCCGGTGACCGGAACCTTCGCGGTTCGCGTCGGATTGATCGAGCCGCCGGTCGCTATGCGTCTGGGAGCCACCGTCACCGGTAGCATGCAGGTCGGCGCAGCGCAGGGAATCGGGATTCCCGCGTCGGCGCTGGTCCGTGCCGAAGACCGGTCGGCGGTATGGGTCGTCGACCCGCAGGCTTTGACGGTTTCCTTGCGCACGATCGAAGTGCGCGCCTCCGACCCGGCCAAGGTTCAGGTTGCGACGGGCCTGGATCCGGGCGAGATCGTGGTTACCGCGGGCGTGCAGGCGCTACGCCCGGGTCAGAAGGTCCGCTTGCTCGAGACGAAGCCGTGA
- a CDS encoding radical SAM protein has product MIPIRYVEPVFRPPSEAESLILPVTDGCSWNECTFCEMYTAPQKKFRVREEAEVLDSIRLTGEHYGDQVRRIFLADGDATVLPTRRLLAILEAIKAYLPAARRISSYCLPRNLRKKSQAEVNELAAAGLSMVYVGAESGDDQVLAAVHKGETFETTREALDKLGAAGITRSVMILNGLGGKVWSTQHAANSARLANATQPEYLATLVVSFPMGEQRLRAGFPEWEPLSQHELFVETEQLLSALELKRTVFRSDHASNWLVLRGTLGADKERLLAQVRQAIENPDKAHLRPAWARGL; this is encoded by the coding sequence ATGATCCCGATTCGCTACGTCGAACCCGTCTTCCGTCCGCCGAGCGAGGCCGAATCGCTGATCCTGCCGGTGACCGATGGTTGTTCGTGGAACGAATGCACCTTCTGCGAGATGTACACCGCGCCACAGAAAAAATTCCGGGTGCGTGAGGAGGCCGAGGTGCTCGACAGCATCCGCCTGACCGGCGAACATTACGGCGATCAGGTGCGTCGCATCTTCCTCGCCGATGGCGACGCCACGGTACTGCCGACCCGGCGCCTGCTGGCGATCCTTGAAGCGATCAAGGCGTACCTGCCTGCCGCGCGGCGCATCTCCAGCTACTGCCTGCCGCGCAACCTGCGCAAGAAATCGCAGGCGGAAGTGAACGAACTGGCGGCCGCCGGGCTGTCGATGGTCTATGTCGGCGCTGAATCGGGCGACGATCAGGTCTTGGCTGCGGTCCACAAGGGCGAAACCTTCGAAACGACGCGCGAGGCGCTCGACAAGCTCGGCGCAGCCGGAATCACGCGTTCGGTGATGATCCTCAACGGCCTCGGTGGCAAGGTCTGGTCGACGCAGCATGCGGCCAACTCGGCGCGCCTCGCCAATGCCACGCAGCCGGAATATCTGGCGACGCTGGTCGTCAGTTTTCCGATGGGCGAGCAGCGTTTACGTGCCGGATTCCCCGAGTGGGAGCCGTTGAGCCAGCACGAACTGTTTGTCGAAACCGAACAGCTTTTGTCCGCGCTGGAACTGAAGCGCACTGTTTTCCGCAGCGATCATGCCTCGAACTGGCTGGTCCTCAGGGGCACGCTGGGTGCTGACAAGGAGCGCCTCCTGGCGCAGGTGCGGCAGGCCATCGAAAATCCTGACAAGGCGCATCTGCGCCCGGCCTGGGCGCGCGGCCTGTAG